In Rhododendron vialii isolate Sample 1 chromosome 9a, ASM3025357v1, the following are encoded in one genomic region:
- the LOC131299666 gene encoding uncharacterized protein LOC131299666: MDSDDNHPSNEDNTTPSSIDPKCKKRKGRGATTLPNVIKDRSSGMRKVIKYDHMGRPTGTNRAKFASYLGVLAHTMIPLSHTYWSEVTDDVKERLWETVSATFDVDLRSKKGILSSIATCLRTFRKCLTKHIYANKSNPIILSKPPEAYSFLEQKEWDSFVKRKLTKEFEEFRGVQQGRRKHNLYDHRFSRKGYSRLEEEIANKFEEAVVSVDRSVLWKKARQNKNGEYGDIKTKEKAVEIVRKTMSHYLLMF; this comes from the exons ATGGATTCTGATGATAACCATCCTAGTAATGAGGACAATACTACACCGTCCTCGATAGACCCaaaatgcaagaaaagaaagggtagAGGTGCAACAACACTACCAAATGTCATAAAAGATAGAAGTTCAGGCATGCGAAAAGTCATTAAATATGACCACATGGGTCGGCCAACAGGGACTAATAGAGCAAAGTTCGCGAGTTATCTTGGAGTCCTAGCTCACACTATGATCCCGCTATCGCACACATATTGGTCTGAAGTGACGGACGATGTAAAAGAAAGACTGTGGGAAACTGTATCG GCGACATTCGATGTGGACCTAAGGAGTAAAAAAGGCATTTTATCTTCTATCGCAACGTGTTTGAGGACATTTAGGAAATGTCTGACCAAGCATATATATGCTAACAAATCAAATCCTATCATTCTCTCAAAACCACCAGAAGCTTATAGTTTTCTAGAGCAAAAAGAATGGGATTCATTCGTCAAAAGAAAACTTACCAAAGAATTTGAG GAGTTTCGCGGAGTGCAACAAGGTAGACGAAAACACAACTTATATGACCACAGATTTAGCCGTAAAGGTTACTCTAggcttgaagaagaaatt GCTAATAAATTCGAAGAGGCGGTTGTCAGTGTGGATAGGAGTGTTTTGTGGAAAAAGGCTCGccaaaataaaaatggagagTATGGTGATATCAAAACTAAGGAAAAAGCTGTGGAAATTGTAAGGAAAACTATGTCGCACTATCTTTTGATGTTTTAA
- the LOC131301665 gene encoding uncharacterized protein LOC131301665 produces the protein MGLGGTERSCVRGVGGKVTPTMYFHVPRRGNHSRCEEKQKSLLQIVSQMQVQLDTIVDAIAQHMPHTPKSDNIGSNTFRSDNLGSPQVNNFAMDNWGRTKEDMSPPNPTPKVKKGKQCKLVVGSINNIVALGTAYEKAVPNEEVHMVPLEESNLRVSIDVVKVGEAFLPIPIPEGLHFIGAATVGEAVGFHVAWPKSLILFAPEVGSKKPGMFGDEATPKNQDCRNNLDLPNINKSQQCRLAVGLVNNIVALGTMLWKSGPNELLHTVPLGEDHVRVSIDVVKVKNALLPIPISEEVATVGDAVGCFVAWPKDFIFFAPEVASKKPSMVGNEAAYKKPRMTRNKNALKHHGVVGRKVVGDEVTSKNVEWESNLECIELFTTLTKHTDKMEAFQIRIDDDIFGAEVYAQLQKS, from the exons ATGGGATTAGGTGGTACTGAACGTAGTTGCGTAAGAGGTGTAGGAGGAAAGGTCACTCCAACCATGTACTTCCACGTGCCTAGACGTGGAAATCATTCACGTTGTGAGGAGAAGCAAAAGAGCCTGTTGCAAATTGTTTCTCAAATGCAAGTTCAGCTTGATACAATAGTTGATGCAATAGCACAACACATGCCTCACACACCAAAATCTGATAATATCGGTTCAAACACTTTTAGAAGTGACAATCTCGGAAGTCCACAAGTTAATAATTTTGCAATGGACAATTGGGGGAGAACCAAGGAGGACATGTCACCTCCAAACCCCACACCAAAAGTCAAGAAG GGCAAGCAATGTAAACTGGTAGTAGGATCCATCAATAACATTGTTGCTCTTGGCACGGCATATGAGAAAGCGGTACCGAATGAAGAAGTTCATATGGTACCGCTAGAGGAGAGCAATCTGCGCGTGTCAATTGATGTTGTTAAAGTAGGAGAGGCCTTTCTTCCTATACCTATCCCTGAAGGGCTTCATTTTATAGGGGCGGCTACTGTAGGAGAGGCGGTTGGGTTTCATGTAGCATGGCCCAAAAGCCTTATATTGTTTGCCCCTGAG GTTGGTTCGAAAAAACCTGGCATGTTTGGAGATGAG GCAACGCCAAAAAACCAAGATTGTAGAAATAATTTGGACTTACCGAACATCAATAAG AGCCAGCAATGTAGACTAGCAGTGGGATTAGTCAATAACATTGTTGCTCTTGGTACGATGCTTTGGAAGAGTGGACCGAATGAACTTCTTCATACAGTACCACTAGGTGAGGACCATGTGCGCGTGTCAATTGATGTTGTGAAGGTAAAAAATGCCCTTCTTCCTATTCCTATCTCCGAAGAGGTGGCTACTGTAGGAGATGCGGTTGGTTGTTTTGTAGCTTGGCCCAAAGACTTTATATTTTTTGCCCCAGAG GTTGCTTCAAAAAAACCCAGCATGGTTGGGAATGAG GCTGCTTATAAAAAACCTCGCATGACTAGAAATAAG AATGCTTTGAAACATCATGGAGTGGTTGGTCGTAAAGTGGTCGGCGATGAG GTGACTTCAAAAAATGTGGAGTGGGAAAGTAATTTGGAATGCATTGAATTATTTACCACATTGACCAAGCACACCGATAAGATGGAAGCTTTTCAAATTCGTATAGATGATGACATATTTGGTGCGGAGGTTTATGCTCAACTACAAAAAAGTTGA